A single region of the Fusarium fujikuroi IMI 58289 draft genome, chromosome FFUJ_chr05 genome encodes:
- a CDS encoding related to ankyrin, whose translation MKGFGTKPPPGRGAGSSAPQNFEHGVLKTPPKGILQCTEPVSNIYRCHYLLCPHKVVIPQEAPESPCSYKVKTYKEGRMACVFFYFSQCDPNQPSVPQLWASLLEQLIQQVGTSDNIAPELHSRFCQSWLGDFIYPTAYASLFYQQASMFKTVYVVIDALHLCDEYCDGGTTQTILETFSELPENVRLLFTCNNSPQAKGFGAQQKIQVKPNPADVEAYVRRRVSLSTKLQHLEIESLLNTIIDHTQESEMFIVAKMHLDRLEACRSLASSRNMPNLSLNLSEIFENSCQQIKRSAPADISLAKHVFTWVVYARDDITMDHVLQSFAISTRMDRQDRKLYLNLEYLLRVCDNLVTMDDEKNTLRLVHESVRECILRNGLLAEQPDSVIARTCLECLMSEDTDDVSNCLLFYSATFWASHLQSVIIQDCKELEDLAMTFLCSAAQLEKMSNTIRENDHGRTVDGMTGLHAAAYFDLPQLVHGLVNNGIPVNSSDSGDETALHWAVSYGKLNVVKQLLKKSHADPNVGDKRKETPLHKLNMGPLGTQFEIAKALINGGAEVTIKNNQNFSPVSTAIQFGPTSIASLFISSQKDVNTEFEQGWTFLRAVFYYGHGVAESVDQDKKSPGSMARHRAVKRHLDCLVDLLLDKGVKLDQPTTNGWLPVIHASRNGSVLMLRKLLEYQPNSDLVNKTKTAKGKSPLRCALKYERWSTAQILVHHGANVNEVNNDGWSPLIHVTKRNQYEMVQFLIQKGALVNSTDNHGLSALSHAVNNGNKDITWLLIMNGALVNIPARNSLSNIEKALQDQDLSIAWLLCVHHADLEQTDDQGMTLLHRASREGNLRNVTFLLDRGMTIGTADHEGLTPLHHAVLRQSREVVELIASRNTGSRFLDRPDKNGCTALILATRKVNIALVQILLRHGSSCEIKDRKGMTAIHHAASLGFREALQILLPKVKDINLADKMGNTAIHHGVLGGKANIVRFLAERKADLEVLNVEGCSALILAVLKDNPETVRELVRVGANIYTEGRNGCSAMDFAEHQGNYKSRRVLIEAIQPSQLSE comes from the exons ATGAAAGGCTTTGGAACCAAACCACCACCGGGACGGGGGGCTGGATCTTCAGCACCGCAGAATTTCGAGCATGGAGTTCTGAAGACTCCTCCAAAAGGCATCTTGCAGTGCACGGAGCCAGTGAGTAACATCTATCGCTGCCACTACCTACTCTGTCCTCACAAAGTTGTGATCCCTCAGGAGGCTCCGGAAAGTCCATGCTCAT ATAAAGTCAAGACCTATAAGGAAGGTCGAATGGCTTGTGTGTTTTTCTATTTCAGCCAGTGCGATCCCAATCAACCATCTGTGCCACAGCTTTGGGCTTCATTGCTAGAGCAGTTGATACAACAAGTCGGCACTTCTGACAACATAGCTCCGGAATTACATTCCAGATTCTGCCAGTCATGGCTCGGCGACTTTATTTATCCAACTGCCTATGCAAGTCTTTTTTACCAACAGGCTTCCATGTTCAAGACGGTCTATGTTGTTATTGACGCTTTGCACCTCTGCGATGAGTATTGTGACGGTGGAACTACTCAGACAATTTTGGAGACATTTTCCGAACTTCCTGAGAATGTGAGACTTCTCTTCACCTGCAATAATAGTCCCCAGGCAAAGGGTTTCGGCGCTCAGCAGAAGATTCAGGTCAAACCTAATCCAGCTGATGTCGAGGCTTATGTGAGGCGCCGTGTTAGCCTCAGTACCAAGTTGCAGCATCTCGAAATAGAGTCTCTATTGAATACCATTATAGACCACACCCAAGAAAGCGAAAT GTTCATAGTTGCGAAAATGCATCTCGATCGTTTGGAAGCATGCCGTTCTCTGGCCAGTTCCAGAAACATGCCTAATCTCTCTCTTAATTTATCAGAAATCTTCGAGAATTCTTGTCAGCAGATCAAAAGATCGGCACCAGCCGATATTAGCTTGGCCAAACACGTTTTTACCTGGGTCGTTTATGCAAGAGATGATATAACCATGGATCACGTTCTACAAAGCTTTGCAATTTCCACGAGAATGGATAGGCAAGATCGGAAGCTTTATCTAAACTTGGAATATTTGCTCCGCGTCTGCGATAACCTAGTCACAATGGATGACGAGAAGAACACGTTGCGCCTAGTCCACGAATCTGTTCGAGAATGCATATTACGAAATGGCTTGCTTGCAGAGCAGCCAGATTCGGTCATAGCTCGCACTTGCCTGGAATGCCTTATGTCAGAGGATACTGACGATGTCAGTAACTGCCTGCTTTTCTATTCGGCCACGTTTTGGGCTTCACACCTTCAGTCCGTCATCATACAGGACTGCAAGGAACTAGAAGATCTGGCGATGACGTTTCTCTGCAGTGCAGCTCAACTAGAGAAAATGTCGAACACTATCAGAGAGAATGACCATGGACGAACTGTCGACGGTATGACAGGCCTACACGCTGCAGCATATTTTGACCTACCTCAGTTGGTGCATGGTCTGGTGAACAACGGCATTCCAGTCAACTCATCCGACTCAGGCGATGAAACAGCCCTTCATTGGGCTGTTTCTTATGGGAAACTTAATGTTGTAAAGCAACTTCTGAAAAAATCCCACGCCGACCCGAATGTTGGTGATAAAAGAAAGGAGACACCTTTGCACAAACTTAACATGGGCCCCCTCGGAACCCAATTCGAGATCGCCAAAGCGCTTATCAATGGAGGTGCTGAGGTGACTATCAAGAACAACCAAAACTTCTCCCCGGTTTCAACGGCCATTCAATTTGGGCCAACGTCCATTGCcagtctcttcatcagcaGTCAAAAAGACGTCAATACTGAGTTCGAACAGGGTTGGACTTTTCTAAGAGCCGTCTTTTATTATGGCCACGGAGTTGCTGAATCAGTGGATCAGGATAAGAAGAGTCCAGGGTCAATGGCAAGGCACCGCGCGGTCAAGAGGCACCTGGACTGTTTGGTTGATTTATTGCTTGACAAGGGCGTCAAGTTGGATCAGCCCACCACTAACGGCTGGCTACCCGTGATCCACGCTTCCCGAAATGGCAGTGTTTTGATGCTCCGAAAGCTCTTAGAATACCAGCCCAATTCAGACCTTGTGAATAAGACAAAGACAGCCAAAGGGAAGTCACCGCTTCGCTGCGCATTAAAGTACGAAAGATGGAGCACTGCCCAGATTCTTGTACATCATGGAGCAAACGTAAATGAGGTCAATAACGACGGCTGGAGCCCATTGATACACGTGACCAAGAGGAACCAGTACGAAATGGTTCAATTCTTGATCCAGAAAGGGGCTCTGGTAAATAGCACTGACAATCATGGCCTTTCTGCATTGTCGCATGCCGTCAACAACGGAAACAAAGACATAACATGGCTCTTAATCATGAACGGAGCCCTTGTCAACATTCCAGCACGGAATTCTCTATCGAACATTGAGAAGGCTCTGCAGGACCAAGACCTATCTATTGCTTGGCTTTTGTGCGTGCACCACGCCGACCTGGAACAAACTGACGATCAAGGCATGACCCTCCTACATCGAGCTTCTCGTGAGGGCAACTTACGAAATGTGACTTTTCTCCTGGACAGAGGAATGACAATCGGGACTGCAGACCACGAAGGCTTGACTCCACTACATCACGCTGTCCTGAGACAGTCAAGGGAGGTTGTTGAACTGATTGCTTCCAGGAATACAGGGTCAAGATTTCTTGACAGACCTGACAAAAATGGATGTACTGCTCTCATTCTGGCCACGCGAAAAGTCAACATCGCTCTAGTTCAGATACTCTTGCGACACGGAAGTTCTTGTGAAATCAAGGATCGGAAGGGCATGACAGCTATTCATCACGCTGCAAGCTTAGGTTTCAGAGAGGCGCTACAGATCCTTCTGCCGAAAGTAAAAGACATCAACTTAGCAGACAAAATGGGCAACACCGCCATCCATCACGGAGTGCTAGGTGGTAAAGCCAATATAGTTCGTTTTCTTGCAGAGAGGAAGGCAGATTTAGAAGTCCTGAACGTCGAGGGGTGTTCTGCTTTGATCTTGGCCGTTCTGAAAGACAACCCAGAGACTGTACGAGAGCTTGTCAGAGTAGGAGCTAATATCTATACAGAAGGCAGGAATGGATGTTCGGCAATGGATTTTGCTGAGCACCAAGGGAATTACAAGTCGAGGCGTGTTCTTATAGAAGCAATACAACCAAGTCAACTGTCTGAGTAG